From a single Lolium rigidum isolate FL_2022 chromosome 7, APGP_CSIRO_Lrig_0.1, whole genome shotgun sequence genomic region:
- the LOC124674857 gene encoding beta-D-xylosidase 4-like isoform X2, giving the protein MAMAAPPFLATALLVLTLTALWCGNAVRAQTPVFACDASNATLASYGFCNRKASASARAKDLTSRLTLAEKVGFLVDKQAALPRLGIPEYEWWSETPGEDPLLASRYAVGYVTGLQDAGAGNATDGALKVAACCKHYTAYDVDNWKGVERYTFDAKVSQQDLDDTFQPPFKSCVVDGNVASVMCSYNKVNGKPTCADKDLLSGVIRGDWNLNGYISSDCDSVDVLYNKQHYTKTPEEAAAITIKSGLDLNCGTFLAEHTVAAVKAGLVSEEDVDRAITNNFIMLMRLGFFDGDPRKLAFGSLGPSDVCTSSNQELARETARQGIVLLKNSGALPLTAKSIKSMAVIGPNANASFTMIGNYEGTPCKYTTPLQGLGANVDTVYQPGCSNVGCSGNSLQLSTAVAAAASADVTVLVVGADQSIERESLDRTSLVLPGQQTQLISAVANASSGPVILVVMSGGPFDISFAKASDKISAILWVGYPGEAGGAALADILFGHYNPSGRLPVTWYPASYADTVEMTDMRMRPDTSTGYPGRTYRFYTGETVFAFGDGLSYTTMSHSLVSAPPSEVPMRLAEDHPCRAEECASVEAAGDHCEGLAYNVHLRVENAGAVAGAHSVLLFSSPPSVHGAPAKHLLGFEKVSLAPGEAGTVAFRVDVCRDLSVVDELGQRKVALGGHTLHVGDLKHTMNLRV; this is encoded by the exons ATGGCCATGGCGGCGCCTCCGTTCCTGGCCACCGCACTGCTCGTCCTCACCCTAACGGCGCTGTGGTGCGGCAATGCTGTTCGCGCGCAGACGCCGGTGTTCGCGTGCGACGCGTCGAACGCGACCCTGGCGTCTTACGGGTTCTGCAACCGcaaggcgtcggcgtcggcgcgcgCCAAGGACCTGACCTCGCGGCTGACGCTGGCGGAGAAGGTGGGGTTCCTGGTGGACAAGCAGGCGGCGCTGCCGCGGCTGGGCATCCCGGAGTACGAGTGGTGGTCCGAG ACCCCCGGCGAGGACCCGCTGCTGGCCAGCAGGTACGCCGTCGGCTACGTCACCGGCCTCCAGGACGCCGGCGCCGGAAACGCCACCGACGGCGCGCTCAAGGTCGCCGCATGCTGCAAGCACTACACCGCCTACGACGTCGACAACTGGAAGGGCGTCGAGCGATACACTTTCGACGCTAAG GTGTCGCAGCAGGACCTTGACGACACGTTCCAGCCCCCGTTCAAGAGCTGCGTGGTGGACGGCAATGTGGCCAGTGTCATGTGCTCCTACAACAAGGTGAACGGGAAGCCCACCTGCGCCGACAAGGACCTCCTGTCCGGAGTCATCAGAGGGGACTGGAACCTCAACGG ATACATCTCTTCAGACTGCGACTCGGTCGATGTGCTCTACAATAAGCAGCACTACACCAAGACGCCCGAGGAAGCTGCCGCCATTACCATCAAATCAG GGCTGGATTTGAACTGCGGCACCTTCCTGGCGGAGCACACGGTGGCGGCGGTGAAGGCCGGCTTGGTGTCTGAGGAGGACGTCGACCGGGCGATCACCAACAACTTCATCATGCTGATGCGGCTGGGCTTCTTCGACGGTGACCCGAGGAAGCTCGCCTTCGGCAGCCTCGGCCCCAGTGACGTGTGCACGTCCTCCAACCAGGAGCTGGCCCGTGAGACGGCGCGCCAGGGCATCGTGCTGCTCAAGAACAGCGGCGCCCTCCCGCTCACTGCCAAGTCCATCAAGTCCATGGCCGTCATTGGGCCCAACGCCAATGCCAGCTTCACCATGATCGGCAACTACGAAG GCACGCCGTGCAAGTACACGACGCCGCTCCAGGGGCTGGGCGCCAACGTGGACACTGTTTACCAGCCGGGGTGCAGCAACGTCGGGTGCAGCGGGAACAGCCTCCAGCTCAGTACCGCCGTGGCGGCCGCAGCCAGCGCCGACGTGACGGTGCTCGTCGTCGGGGCCGACCAGTCCATTGAGCGCGAGAGCCTGGACAGGACGAGCCTCGTGTTGCCAGGCCAGCAGACGCAGCTCATCTCCGCGGTCGCCAACGCCTCCAGTGGCCCTGTCATCCTCGTCGTCATGTCCGGTGGGCCGTTCGACATCTCCTTCGCCAAGGCCAGTGACAAGATCTCCGCCATTCTTTGGGTCGGCTACCCCGGCGAAGCCGGTGGCGCCGCCCTCGCTGACATCCTCTTCGGACACTACAACCCAA GCGGGAGGTTGCCGGTGACGTGGTACCCAGCGTCGTACGCCGACACGGTGGAGATGACGGACATGCGGATGCGGCCGGACACGTCGACGGGGTACCCGGGCCGGACGTACCGGTTCTACACGGGCGAGACGGTGTTCGCCTTCGGCGATGGGTTGAGCTACACCACAATGTCGCACAGCCTCGTGTCCGCGCCGCCGTCGGAGGTGCCCATGCGGCTCGCCGAGGACCATCCATGCCGCGCGGAGGAGTGCGCGTCGGTGGAGGCCGCGGGCGACCACTGCGAGGGCCTTGCGTACAACGTGCACCTCCGGGTGGAGAATGCGGGCGCGGTGGCCGGCGCGCACTCGGTGCTCCtgttctcgtcgccgccgtccgTGCACGGCGCGCCCGCGAAGCACCTGCTCGGGTTCGAGAAGGTGTCACTTGCGCCCGGGGAGGCTGGCACGGTGGCCTTCAGGGTGGACGTGTGCAGGGACCTGAGCGTGGTGGACGAGCTGGGCCAGCGTAAGGTGGCCCTCGGCGGCCACACGCTGCACGTCGGCGACCTCAAGCACACCATGAACCTACGGGTTTGA
- the LOC124674857 gene encoding beta-D-xylosidase 4-like isoform X1, with protein MHNVGLAGLTFWSPNINIFRDPRWGRGQETPGEDPLLASRYAVGYVTGLQDAGAGNATDGALKVAACCKHYTAYDVDNWKGVERYTFDAKVSQQDLDDTFQPPFKSCVVDGNVASVMCSYNKVNGKPTCADKDLLSGVIRGDWNLNGYISSDCDSVDVLYNKQHYTKTPEEAAAITIKSGLDLNCGTFLAEHTVAAVKAGLVSEEDVDRAITNNFIMLMRLGFFDGDPRKLAFGSLGPSDVCTSSNQELARETARQGIVLLKNSGALPLTAKSIKSMAVIGPNANASFTMIGNYEGTPCKYTTPLQGLGANVDTVYQPGCSNVGCSGNSLQLSTAVAAAASADVTVLVVGADQSIERESLDRTSLVLPGQQTQLISAVANASSGPVILVVMSGGPFDISFAKASDKISAILWVGYPGEAGGAALADILFGHYNPSGRLPVTWYPASYADTVEMTDMRMRPDTSTGYPGRTYRFYTGETVFAFGDGLSYTTMSHSLVSAPPSEVPMRLAEDHPCRAEECASVEAAGDHCEGLAYNVHLRVENAGAVAGAHSVLLFSSPPSVHGAPAKHLLGFEKVSLAPGEAGTVAFRVDVCRDLSVVDELGQRKVALGGHTLHVGDLKHTMNLRV; from the exons ATGCACAACGTGGGCCTGGCGGGCCTCACGTTCTGGAGCCCCAACATCAACATCTTCCGGGACCCGCGGTGGGGCCGCGGCCAGGAGACCCCCGGCGAGGACCCGCTGCTGGCCAGCAGGTACGCCGTCGGCTACGTCACCGGCCTCCAGGACGCCGGCGCCGGAAACGCCACCGACGGCGCGCTCAAGGTCGCCGCATGCTGCAAGCACTACACCGCCTACGACGTCGACAACTGGAAGGGCGTCGAGCGATACACTTTCGACGCTAAG GTGTCGCAGCAGGACCTTGACGACACGTTCCAGCCCCCGTTCAAGAGCTGCGTGGTGGACGGCAATGTGGCCAGTGTCATGTGCTCCTACAACAAGGTGAACGGGAAGCCCACCTGCGCCGACAAGGACCTCCTGTCCGGAGTCATCAGAGGGGACTGGAACCTCAACGG ATACATCTCTTCAGACTGCGACTCGGTCGATGTGCTCTACAATAAGCAGCACTACACCAAGACGCCCGAGGAAGCTGCCGCCATTACCATCAAATCAG GGCTGGATTTGAACTGCGGCACCTTCCTGGCGGAGCACACGGTGGCGGCGGTGAAGGCCGGCTTGGTGTCTGAGGAGGACGTCGACCGGGCGATCACCAACAACTTCATCATGCTGATGCGGCTGGGCTTCTTCGACGGTGACCCGAGGAAGCTCGCCTTCGGCAGCCTCGGCCCCAGTGACGTGTGCACGTCCTCCAACCAGGAGCTGGCCCGTGAGACGGCGCGCCAGGGCATCGTGCTGCTCAAGAACAGCGGCGCCCTCCCGCTCACTGCCAAGTCCATCAAGTCCATGGCCGTCATTGGGCCCAACGCCAATGCCAGCTTCACCATGATCGGCAACTACGAAG GCACGCCGTGCAAGTACACGACGCCGCTCCAGGGGCTGGGCGCCAACGTGGACACTGTTTACCAGCCGGGGTGCAGCAACGTCGGGTGCAGCGGGAACAGCCTCCAGCTCAGTACCGCCGTGGCGGCCGCAGCCAGCGCCGACGTGACGGTGCTCGTCGTCGGGGCCGACCAGTCCATTGAGCGCGAGAGCCTGGACAGGACGAGCCTCGTGTTGCCAGGCCAGCAGACGCAGCTCATCTCCGCGGTCGCCAACGCCTCCAGTGGCCCTGTCATCCTCGTCGTCATGTCCGGTGGGCCGTTCGACATCTCCTTCGCCAAGGCCAGTGACAAGATCTCCGCCATTCTTTGGGTCGGCTACCCCGGCGAAGCCGGTGGCGCCGCCCTCGCTGACATCCTCTTCGGACACTACAACCCAA GCGGGAGGTTGCCGGTGACGTGGTACCCAGCGTCGTACGCCGACACGGTGGAGATGACGGACATGCGGATGCGGCCGGACACGTCGACGGGGTACCCGGGCCGGACGTACCGGTTCTACACGGGCGAGACGGTGTTCGCCTTCGGCGATGGGTTGAGCTACACCACAATGTCGCACAGCCTCGTGTCCGCGCCGCCGTCGGAGGTGCCCATGCGGCTCGCCGAGGACCATCCATGCCGCGCGGAGGAGTGCGCGTCGGTGGAGGCCGCGGGCGACCACTGCGAGGGCCTTGCGTACAACGTGCACCTCCGGGTGGAGAATGCGGGCGCGGTGGCCGGCGCGCACTCGGTGCTCCtgttctcgtcgccgccgtccgTGCACGGCGCGCCCGCGAAGCACCTGCTCGGGTTCGAGAAGGTGTCACTTGCGCCCGGGGAGGCTGGCACGGTGGCCTTCAGGGTGGACGTGTGCAGGGACCTGAGCGTGGTGGACGAGCTGGGCCAGCGTAAGGTGGCCCTCGGCGGCCACACGCTGCACGTCGGCGACCTCAAGCACACCATGAACCTACGGGTTTGA